ATTTAATCATTACTCTTCCTCTTAATAACTTTTTCCAGTTTCCATCATATTACCATATTTTCACAtccaataaaaatttcaaaatattaaagagCCAAAAATAAAACTATGATTTGAAAGATCTTGTTCCACTAGCATACAAAAAGATgtcacaataaataaaaataaattgccTGCCCCCACCGTCCATTACATTAAGTCATTAACCAATCTCCAAAATTCCTTAACATAATTTGcaaatttatattctaaatGCAAAACTTCAAAATCCATCTTATCATTCCACTACATCAACTATTTCTTGACATTTCCATCGagaataaattaaacaaaattataatctcATCTTAATTTTGTTGAAGTTACTAAGTGTAACTTTtgacaatattaataatactaaGTATCACTCCAAGGAGCAAAAACTGGCAAATAAGACATTGAGGGAATCAATGAGGTAACACTAGTAGTAACAATAGGGTTCAAATTTTTTGACCCAATTGGAGGTTTAGGAAAAAGCATTGTGGGGCCAGTACTTTTGTTGTCAGGGCTGCATTCTCTTGAGTTACTTAAACTAGTCACAAGTGAAGATGAGTTTGAAAAATGAGTCCTTATCATCTTGGGAGAATCATCTACCATAACTTGGCTAGATCCTATTGAATCAATCCCAATGATATCTTGTAGGGACATAGAGAAAGTAGAATTTCTAAAATTTCCACACTTTACAGTTTTTTGGTCACATGTATTTGACTCTTGTTGTGGGGACATATTCCAACCATTTTCAATATTTTGGTTCCCaccttcaattttttcttcACTATTTGTAATTGGACTTTTGGCATTGGTTTTTGGTTCACTAGTATCCTtaatttgttttgttcttcTAGCTTGTTCACCAACAAGAAGTGTGTTGCTAGCCATGATTTTTTCAACATTGTATTTTGATATCACAAAGTTTGTCACTGCATTTAGGCCACGGAATTTAATTGCAGCTACATCATATGCTTCAGCTGCTTCCTCTTGTGTGCCTGAATtttattcaacaacaaaaaaaataatttttcttatacaaaataatttcatgaacttaaataaatttttgattaCTTTTTTGTCACAATCATCAAGTAACCAATAATTTTAGAggttaaaaacattttttctaAACATTTTTATGCCAAgcctttatttatatataaaaaaaattcctaGTTAGTTTAGTATATATGAGTAGAATAAATAGATAGACAGACAAGTAGAATGGTAGTCTTAGGAAGGACTTACTAAATGTCCCAAGATAAAGGTCCCTATTTCCTGCAACTCTGCCTATTCTAGCTTGCCATCTACCATGTTGGTGGTGCCTGCATAACATTCACATGTAAAGTTACTTAGTTACCTCAAATTCTGTTTTTCTTATACAtagatgaaaacaaaaaataacatgtattaaaatcaaatgaatAACCTTGTCACTCCTCTATAGATTGATGCACCCCTTGAAAACCCACTACTCTTTCTACAAAACAACCAAAAACTTAGTATCATCAATTCATCATTATATCATATTAAgcaaaacaagaaaattttgaatcaattatatcaatttttgtacattttattttcttttatattcatGATCAAATGGAGTAGCTTGTAACAACGTAATATCTCTATACttagatatttataaatgtttaaaaaaatttcacaaaaattaataaaaacaacaataaattaTTGACTATTAACAATGGTTATAAATGTTTAGtagaatataattattataaatgttaagtacaatataataatttgaaaagtgatcacacaatattttaatttgatggtaaaatttaaataaattaattgatgttacattgcaaaaataaacacttattttaaacaaaatttatttttataaaatgacacttattttaaaatagatagagTAATAACGACCAATTAATCAATGTTCATACCTTCTCAAGTGGGCAACAAATTCCTGCCTACTCATGTTATCCATCTCTTCAAGttcattttggtaattttctAGCTGCCAAAgagaatataattataattaaaataaaaagaagatgtGACTTCAAGGAGTACAAATCTAGTGAAAATTTTCCTAGAATTTGAAACAAACCGAAAAGTTAGTATGTGTTGAAGGTCCCCAATACTTTAGAGCAGCAAGATCATATGCTTTTGCAGCTTTCACTTCCATATCATAGCCACCTTAAGTAattttttacaaacaaaaatttaccatatatatcaatttataaTGACAAGGGTATTggtaaaaaataagatattttaaaaaggaCTTAGTACTTACCCAAATAAACTTCGATGTACAATGATTTGTTGATTTGTCATCAAATATGTGAACATGTGACATGTCATAGTTAGTGGACACAATTCGTaataatggaccaaaatttgcaGAAGAAAAAAGTGTACtccaatataaataataataataacaatgtaacaaaattgttcatattttttatgtgaCTAACCTTGTCTTCCTTTCCTTGTTTGCCCTTCCTTCTTGCAACTGTTGTCCCATAAATGTGCTTCATATCTACCGGTCCATCTATGCCTAATacaaaacgaacaaagaaataattaTTCACCACAAACTtgaaacgaaaaaaaaaaaaatgccaaTGATCGTAAGTGTAGAACTAACACAAATTTGACTAGAAA
The genomic region above belongs to Cicer arietinum cultivar CDC Frontier isolate Library 1 chromosome 4, Cicar.CDCFrontier_v2.0, whole genome shotgun sequence and contains:
- the LOC101495883 gene encoding AP2-like ethylene-responsive transcription factor ANT, coding for MKSMNDSNIDDEHNHNWLEFSLSPHMKMDHHYYHENQQPSSSLLVPSNFYMSPSSICHGFGENTSFHHSSLSMMPLISHESLCIMDSFTTSQTQQVMLPTSSPKLEDFLGSATMENHHEYEGNERERMDLSLDSNIYYNNNNEGQEHSSYYSELACHGIMYHESLLEEENISCFMNSVGSNNIEDCVGKVNDGCGELKSLSLSMSPGSQSSCITVPSHDDSMAVNVEAKKRGNVKVGKKQSVHRKSIDTFGQRTSQYRGVTRHRWTGRYEAHLWDNSCKKEGQTRKGRQVYLGGYDMEVKAAKAYDLAALKYWGPSTHTNFSLENYQNELEEMDNMSRQEFVAHLRRKSSGFSRGASIYRGVTRHHQHGRWQARIGRVAGNRDLYLGTFSTQEEAAEAYDVAAIKFRGLNAVTNFVISKYNVEKIMASNTLLVGEQARRTKQIKDTSEPKTNAKSPITNSEEKIEGGNQNIENGWNMSPQQESNTCDQKTVKCGNFRNSTFSMSLQDIIGIDSIGSSQVMVDDSPKMIRTHFSNSSSLVTSLSNSRECSPDNKSTGPTMLFPKPPIGSKNLNPIVTTSVTSLIPSMSYLPVFAPWSDT